The Streptococcus downei MFe28 DNA window ACAGCAATCCTTAGTTTAATAGCCTATTATGGGATTATGCTTCCTCAAGGACAGGTATTGAGTCATTTTTCCCCTGCAGAATTAGCAGGTTTAAAGACGACCCTTCTTTCAATCTTGGCAACCGTCTGTCTAAATATCATTACAACTATTTTAGTTAGTATGGTTGCCATCAAGGCAAAGACGATTCAGTCAACTTTAGTTGGTGTATTTTTCTCATTAGCAGCTTCAGTTGCTCCGATGCTAATTGGAATTAAATACATCTTTCCAAACGGCTATGTCAATTTGGGAGGAACGAATTTTGTTATTTCTGCCTGTTTAATTTTGTTACTGTCTATTATTTACATTTCAATCTTTTATCTGAGGGGTGTAAAGCAGTTTAAAAATATTGAGTTTTGAGGAGGGGAGAATGCAACAGCAAATTAAAAATCTACTTCTACCACTTGGCCTGATTGCAATTGCCTCGGTTTCCTATGTTTTTGGTTCGTCATTTGTCTTTTTTGGCTCAAAAGATAGTTTAAACCTACTTTATTTTATAGGAACAGCAATTTCTATGCCTATAGGCTTTATCCTAATTCCTCATTATCTAGCTCAAAAGAGAGGCTTATATTTTAAAGGAGATAAGGGTGATGTCACATTTAGCTTCAAGTCCTATCTCGTTGTTGCAGTTGTGATTTTCTTAATCAATCATTTCTTACTTGGAAGCGAGGAATACTTTCAGCAGATGATCATCTCTCTGTGTGAAGAATTTCTCTTTCGATTTGTTATCTATAAAATTCTGAGAAAAAGCTTTTCTTATTGGTCTGCTATTTTGATTAGTTCGTTACTCTTTGGATTAGTTTTACATTTAAATTATCCTTTTCTAGATAATTTAATTATTAGGGCACCCTTGGGATTTCTGTTTTCTATTTTAGCAACAAAATTTGGTCTCCAATATGCCATTGGAGGGCACTGGATCTATAACTTACTTCAATCCATACTTTAACAACAAAATACGAAGGGCATTAAAAAACGTATGATAATAAAGCTAGGGGAGAAATTTCTAATTTTTCAAGCTCCCTCATCTTTTTATCAGGTTATTAGCCCATGTTCAATTAAAAGGAGAAAATTATGATTTCATTTTTATTAACAGCTTTAGCTTATATTCTACTCACTATTTCAGCTTCACAATTTTTATTATCAATCCCTGTCCCGATGCTCCTACTTTTGCTATATGTAATTCCTCTCATTATTAATTTTATTGTTCAGCTATTGCAAGAAAAAAGATTTAGATTAATGTCTTCACTCATTCTTCCTTCATTCTCCCTCTTATATTATTTAGGCTTCTCCTATCTAACCTCAAGCACAGGTACATGGAGTCAATTTATTCAGGCAAATGAGTTTTCAAACAGCCAAATGAGCCTTAACATTACAACCAATCTTTTTGCAAGTTCACAACTAATTTTTGTAGGCCTACTATTTTATGGTATTTCATTGGCTACAGTAATTATTTCTAATAAAGTAAACGCTAAGGAAGGTGAGAAGAAATATGCTTAAAATTGAAAATTTATCCAAAAAATTCTCAGGAAATGATTTCTATTCCTTGTCTGATGTCTCAATGGAAATTGAAAAAGGTGAAATCGTTGGCTTAATTGGGAAGAATGGTGCAGGTAAATCCACACTGATGAAGATGATTGCCAAGTCTCTTAAACCAACTTCAGGAACAGTAACTTACAATGGCGTCGACCTCTATAGCCAAGATAACCTTTTAAAGGATTTTGGAATTATGATTGATCCTGTCTTCTATCCTGAAATGTCAGTTCTTGATAATCTAAAATTTTATCTTAAACTTCATGGAAAAAAAGAGCTCTATGGAAATATTGAAAGCACCCTCAAATTGGTGGAATTGTGGGATGCCCGAAACCGAAAACCCAAAGGTTTTTCATTTGGTATGAAACAAAGGACGGCCTTGGCTATTGCCCTAGTTGCAGAACCTGATTTTCTAATATTAGATGAACCTTTTGTCGGACTTGATCCAATTGGGGTGCAAAAATTAATTGATATCTTGAAGAAATGGTCAAATAGCCGGCAAATTTCAATGCTGATTTCTAGCCACCAGCTAGGAGAATTAGAATCCTTATGTGATCGATATGTTTATATCGAAAATGGAGAATTGGCAGATTCCTTCCAAGGAAAAGAAAACCCCAGCCTTCTTGTTAATCTAAATAAAAAGGTAGATTTAGGGATTTTTGAAGATATTCTTTCAGATGAGATTACCCTAGGTGAAAATTATTTAGATATTTCAGTTGCCACCAACTCGGAAACTTTAAATAAGGCTTTTTCCGTCCTTGCAAACCACCAACTCATTGAGTCTATTGAGGTTAAGGAAAATCATCTTAAAGATATCTTTATGAAAGGAGAGTAAGGATGAAAGAAATTTTTCCAGCAGTATTTGAGTCGGTTTGGCGTCGCAAGGAAACGAAAATATACCTTGTTTTCGCACTCTACCCCTTGGTTTATTTCGTCGCCTCATTTTTTGGCCATTCAAATTTTATGCAAATTGTTAGTGGAGGTGGCGTAAAAGTTGGCTACATGGATTTTGCAGACATGATGTTAAATGCTGTAGATACAATGATGTTACCAACTTTAGCTCTCTTCTTTTTAACAATTTCAGTATTTAAGAGAGAAACCGATGACCATACTATGTTTTTGTATAAGGATATTAATAGAAAAAATATCTTTTTTGCAAAATTTTTCAGTCTAATTTTGATATTAATTATCTATTTAGGAACCTTTCTCTTGATTTCCTTGTTCGTACATTATACGAGGGTTGTTCATACTTCATTTGGGACTTATCGTTTCACATCGGATTCACTTTATAATTCCCTGATGCAATGTGTAGGAACTCTGGTACTTTTCTTGAAGGGAGCTCTGTCTATTGCCATTGCTGCATTTTTATCCCTGCGTTCAAATGTCGGTATGACCATGGTCTCGGCTATCTGTTTGTCTATTACTATGATGATTACTCAGGTAATTGGTGGGCCAATAGCAGCCCTCTTTCCTAATGGTTATAATCAATTTGCAACTTCCTTGAATAATATTTGGATTGGTCTTCTAGGTCCCCTTGTCATTACTCTAATTTATGTGACCGCCTTAAACCACTTCAGTTGGAAAAAATTCGGGAAATTGGAGTTTTAGTTATGGTTTGGAAGATTCTAAAATTGCTCTTACAATTTTTAAATAAACCCAAATTTATTTTAGGACTTTTCCTTAGCCTAGTTGGAACAATTATGGGACTTTTTCTCCCTCAATTTATTGGAAAGTTATTAGATAAACAGTTCTTGAACTTATTGCTTTCAAATCCTGTCACCTTACTCATTGTGCTTTTTATGTTTGTAAGCGTCTATATCATTCAGTCCTTATCAAGTTATTTGATTGGAAGTTGTGGTAGTCTATCTTTAAATAAAATTCAAAAGTATATTTATTCCAGCTTACTAAAGACTTCGGTCGTTGACCTTGACCGGTTTAGGAGTGGTGATTTATCTAGCCGTCTGACCAACGATATATCAGTATTACTAAATTTTATAACGATTATTCTTCCGAAGTTCTTCTTGCATATTATTGTTATTGCAGGCTCGGTTTACTTTCTGTTTACCATTAACACTTTTATGACCCTAATCTGTTTATTTGTTATCCCAATTCTATTTTTAGCTATTATTCCTTTGAATAATAGGTTGGAAAAACACTACAGTTCCTACCAAGATGGGCTAGGTAATATTTCCAGTCAGATTAGTCACAAATTCACTCATATTCGTTTAATGAAGGCATTTAAAGGTGAGACTGTTGAATCAGATAAGATGAATAGGTTTTTTGATAAACAAACGACAAGCTTTAAAAAAATCATCGGTTTATCTGCAATTCAAGGAACCCTTGTTAATGGGATGATGGTTAGCTTTATCATTATTTTGCTGATATTGGCAGGAATTGAAGTGTCAAAGGGAAACATGACCATGACAACTTTGACGACTTTTATCCTGTATACGACCCAATTAATTGATCCAATCGCAGATATATCAGACACCTTGCCAGAATTAGTAGAATTTAATAGTGTGTCAAAACGACTAGCACAAATTTTGGAGTTAAAGCAAGAAGAAAATTCTAAAACCGACCATAAAGTAGTAAGCAATGGGGATATCGCTTTAAAAAATGTTGATTTTTCTTATGAGAGGGATAAGGTCTTAAGAGATATTTCTGTCAATATCCCTTCTGGAAAGCATATAGCTATCGTCGGTCCTAGTGGAGCCGGGAAATCAACAATTTTTTCTTTACTTATGAAATTTTATCAAGGGTATCACGGCTATATCAGTCTTGGTGGTGAAAATTTAACTTCACTTCCTGTTGGACAGCTCAGAGAATTAATCTCATATATTCCTCAAAACAACACGTTATTTCAGGGGACAATTAGAGAAAACTTGCTATATGGGAAAAATAGAGAGATTTCTCCAGAGCGTCTGAATCAGGTTCTTTCCGATTTAGACTTATTGACCCTGGTCGATAGTTTAGAGAAGGGGTTGGATACAGAAATTTCTGATAGCGGAGTCGGTCTTTCTGAAGGTCAAAAACAGCGTTTCAATATAGCAAGAGCCTTATTGAAAGAGCATCCAATCTATTTACTAGATGAAGTGACAGCAAATTTGGATAGCGTTACTGAGAATATTATTAGTAAGGCTATTGATAAATTGACTAAAGGGAAGACAAGACTGACAATCGCTCACAGAATGAATACAATCAGAAATGCAGATTCTATATTAGTTTTAAATAAGAAGGGACAGGTTTCTGATTTTGGTACACATGAACAGTTACAAAAGAGGAGTACCTTGTATAAGAAATTTCTATCCAGCGTTACCAACATAGAAGGACAAGTCATTTAAACTAGCATAGATTTAAAAAAAGAGAGGAAAAACGAATGCAAAAAAGCAATAGTGGATTTAAAATGTTGACAGATAAGCAATTGTCAAAAATTAGCGGAGGGGCAGGCTATGTCATGCCGAGTGATTGGCCCTGGACCAAATTCAAGTGGCCGAGAGGGGTTATTCCATGGAAATGAAAAATAAACTAGGTAAAGTAAAGAAAAGATGGCTTACCTTTGCTGTGACAGCAGTAACGGGTCTAGCTTTTATTACAGTGGGAGCAGATTCTGTTAGTGCAGATAGTCAAGGACAGGCTCAAGATTCTCAATCAGTTCAGGTAGGAAATGAGAACCAGGCGACTAGCGATGGGAATCAGGCTAAGGTTTCTAACCAAGATGGAGAGATTCCTATTTCGCTAGAAGCAAATAACCAGTCAGAGGGGCAGTCTCAGCCAACACAATCGACTTCCGAAGCTAGTCAGGACCATCATAAGAGCCAGGTTGTTGAAACTACAAATGAAGTAGCTCCCGTGCAGACTGACTCTACAAGTGACTCTACAAGTCAAGCCACCGAGCTACCTTCGGTGGCTCCTGCTTCAGATGGGGCAGTCATCCAGCAGGCCCCTCAAAATCAAGGGTCAGAAGAAAAGCCTGTGGCGGCAGATGCTAATCAGGAACCAGCGACTTCTGTAACAACAGAAGCACCCACAGTCACCTCCAATACTCAACGAGCAGACATTAATAAGATTGTTGACGGATCTTCATCGGGGATTTCGACCCTTGATGCGGCGGCTTTAACTCTCGAATTTGAGAAGGCCCGTATCAAAGGTGCCACTGATGCTAATATCTTAGCCAAAATTCAAGAGGCAGGGCGTGCGGTTCCAAATAATCTGACTTATCTTAGTGATTTTTATGATGATAATACGGGAACTAGTGGAACGGCCTTTCGTGATAAAGCTAGTAATAAGGTGATTATTGCTTATACGGCTACTAATAATGATGGGAATGAATTACAGGATGCTCTAGGTTCAGATTTGATTGGAATTGGTTTGGCGCGTGGTCAGCACTACCAACCAGCCTATGATTTTTACGACAAGATTGCTGGTCAATATGGGGCAGAAAATATTGTCATTACAGGCCACTCCTTGGGTGGCAATGTGGCCCAGCGTGTGGCTCTGAGGAAAAACGTGGCAACGACAGTAGTTTATAATGCTGCTCCGCTATATATCCCAGCCCTTGCTTATGTTGGTAATAAGGTTTATGAATCTCTTCGTAAAACGTTTGATCTTCCTTCTAATAAGGAGGAAGCTAAAAAGACCATTTCAGATATCAAGAGTGATATGAAGACTTTTACAGGCAATGTTATCCGCATCACGACGACCAAGGACTGGCTCAACAACTCCATGCGTTGGTTGGGTGCTGTCTACCTAAGTAAGGAATACGTGATTCCTAATTCAGGCAATCATGATCTACAGACCATTGCTGGAGATGCCAAACAGGTGGCTAGTGTAAAGTCTCAGGTTAGTATTTAAGGAAGGGAGCAGCAAAGTGTTAGGTGAAAAAGACCTATCTAAAGAACAGGTTTGGAGTTAATTTAGCATTTTGCCACTATACAATTTCCTTTACTTAGGAATCCCTGTGAAAGACTCAAGTACAAACAAATGGCTCGCTCCTCAAAAGGGGTGAGTCTTTTGTGGGATGTTCAGCTTATATCAGTTATTCCTATCTAGTGATGACATTGCTGTCACAAGATTGACATTCTTTTGATATTGTACAGAGATATCAGAAAAGGGTATAATTAAGTTAGATTTAAACTCAGGGGGTACTTGTAGTGGCTATGAAGGAAGAATTGGGACAACTCATCAAGAAAAAAAGGGAAGCGAAGAAGCTTTCGCAGAAGAACTTATGTGGCAATGAAGAAGAACTAACTGTTCGCCAACTTCAGAGAATTGAAAAGGGCAAATCCCTGCCGACTTTGGAAAAGTTAGATTATATTGCTAGGATGCTAGAGCTACCTATTTCTGCATTATTAGGAGAAAATGATCTCCAAATTCCTGATGAATATTTCGAGTTAAAAAATCGGGTTGTTAAATTCCCAACTTATGGTGATAAGGCCAGAATTGACCAGAAGATGAAGATGATTGAGGAGATTTATGACAACTACTTTGAGGTTTTACCTGAAGATGAGCTACTCTTCTTGGACTTGACAGAAAGTCTTCTTGGGGGAATTCATGAAAAGGTACTCCCAAATATTGAAGAAATTTATGATGATGCTTTTGAACAGGTCTTAAAGAAAAAAGTCTTTCATTATAATGATTATCTTTATATTGATTATTTCTTGTTTAAATGTCAAAAAGAAAAGTATTACGATAAAAATATTTTAAAAAAAATTGAGAGAAAAATACTTAAACAAAGTTTAACTTTTGAAGAGCTTTATAATATAGAACTACTTATGTCAGTAATGAATTTAATCGGGGTTTATGTAAGTCATGATGACTATCAAGATACTATGCCTTTAATAGAGAAGGGGTACCGAATTATTGATAAGGCACAACTTCACACTTATAAACCAGGACTTCTTGAAGTTGAAGCTAGATACCATATTAGAGTGGAAGGGAACAAAGAGAAATCAAAAGAAATCTACCAACAAGCCTTGATGTTGGGAGAGATACTGGGCGATCAAGTAATAATTAATGATATCAAAAAAGAAATGAAAATTGATGGGATTGAATAGATTCCTTTGCTAGTAGTGGGTAAGGCGGGATCCTAGTAGCTTTGTATTTAGGGCTACTATCATTTAGAAAAGGGTGACATAGATGTCAGGCGACATCCATGTCGCTATTTTTTTAGGAGAGAAATAGGTAGAATAGACTTATCAAATGAAAGGAAGTTTTTAATCCAAATGAAATTGAGAAAAGTTCTAGAAATACTAACAGTAATTGCTATGTTAACAGTATTGTTTCGGTAGTATAGATAAATAGAAAGGAGTTATTTTGAAAAAGTATTCCTACGTTTATCAGGGTTTAAAAGGGAAGATTATGAAAAAATGACATTATAGTTATTAAGACCGTGCTTGCTTGGGCTTGGCTGGTTGCTTTTGGTAAACTGGTCTCTGCCTTTGCTACAGGGACGGCTTCCGGTTTGTTTCCTATCGTGGCTTATAATCGTATCCAGGGGAGCTTTGGTTGGTCCTTATTCTTGGGAGTTCTCTTTAGCATCTTGCTGGTGGCAGCTAAAGAGCCTAAGAAAACTGTGAAAATTTAAGTAAAATAAAAACGAGTTCCAAAGGGAGCTCGTTTTTATGGTCTATTCTTGAATAACGGTCAGTTCGCTCTTGATGCCGTTGAGCTCGATTGTGTTATCTGCTTCTGGATTTGAAAAGTCGTTAGTTGGCTGGCCAGCTTTTTCGAAGGCTAGCTTGGTCGTCAAGCCTTTTTTTCTTGCCACAAAGTCAAAATCTTTGGGAAGATAGACTTTGGAGCTGCAAGAAATTTGGTTGAGATCCAGTCGGCCAGAGAAGGAATTGAGTTTGATTTGGCAGTCTAATTTATTGTTAAGTTCAATATGGCCTTGACAGTCTGTGAGGGAGACTTCGGAGGCACGTCCATCTAACTCAAGATTGTCTAAGTCTAGGTCCAGCAGATTAAGACTTTGGCAGTTGGCTTTTACGTCAACATCTCTTAGGTAGTTTTTAGGCAGGGTCAAGAAAATCATCAGGTCTTCTTTGCAAGTACTTTCGCTTAAGTCCGCTGAAGTTCTGAGCTGGAGGTCAAGCAGGTCCCTGCTATCATCAAGTTTAATCTTGCAGGCTTGTTCGAGATTTTTGATGCTATTAGAAGCGAGACGAATCTGAATTTTTTCGTTAGCTCTTGCTTGCAGGTAAATGGTTTGACTGCTGGCTAAGTTGAGGTCGAAGTGCTTTGGTCTGTCGATATCATAACTGGTGTAGCTTTGATAGAGGAAGTCCTTAGGCTCAATCGGGCTGGCACTTTCGGCTAGCAGGTCGTCTAGAGAAATCTGGAAGAGTTGCGCTATGGCCTGAAGGTTGCTGATGTCAGGCAGGCCACCACCCGTCTCCCATTTAGTGATGGCTTGACGGGAAACATGGAGCTTTTCGGCTAGTTTTTCCTGGGAGAAGCCCAGTTCTTTACGGTAATGGCGGAGGGTTTGATCAAGTGTCATAATATTATTCCCTTATTTCTAATAGTTCTGTGAATAGCTTGAGGTCTAATTTTCTGGTCTCAGCCTATTCACTCTTTTACTCTACCTTGAGTGAGACTGGAGAACCAGCAAGTTTGTTTGTCATTTAATAAAATTTTGCTACTTTTCGTAGCATAGCACTATTATAACCTATTTAGCAGGTTGAGTCAGGGTTGTTTTCGTATCAAAGAATTGTGCTACAAAGCGTAGCGAAAATAGATAATTTGTTAATCATAGTTGCTGGTCGCGATTCTATTTTCTCGTTATAGTATGAGCGACCTAGTTAAAAGGAGGATACTTATGATTAAACAGGTTATCATTTCGGCCCATCAGCTTGGAAAAAGTTTTGGTGAAAAAAAATAATCAAGAGACGATCTTTTCTCATTTAAATCTTGAGATTTATCAAGGAGATTTTACAGTTATTATGGGAGCTTCGGGAGCAGGAAAATCCACCCTGCTCTATTCTTTGTCGGGAATGGACAAACTAACAGAAGGAGAAGTTTATATTGATGGTACTAATATCACCCAAATGACCAGCGATCAACTGGCCAAATTTCGTAGGAAACAATGTGGCTTTGTTTTTCAGCAAATTTATCTCATGCAAGAGCAGAATCTTATGGATAATGTGCTAATAGCAGGAACCTTACTGACAAGAAAGCGAAAGGAATTGCTAGCCCAAGCCAAGAATTTGTTTGCGCAAGTGGCTATTTCAGAGCAAACTCAAGCCAAACTCCCTTCGCAAGTTTCGGGAGGGGAGGCCCAGCGGGCAGGAATCGTTCGAGCAATTATTAATCAGCCCAATATTTTATTTGCGGATGAGCCAACAGGGGCTTTGAGTTCAGCAAATTCAGATGCTGTTTTAGATGTTTTCTCTTCGCTTCATCAAGGAGGGCAAAGCATTGTGATGGTGACGCACGATAAAAAGTCGGCCTTACGAGGAAACCGGATTATCTATCTCAAAGATGGGAAGATTTTTGGTGAATGTCAGTTTGATGAGGCATTAGGTGACAAGGAGCGTCAGAAAAAATTTGATCAGTTTCTTTTAGAAATGGGGTGGTAAGTATGTTTCTTGCTTTTCAAAATCTCAGGAAGCAAAAGCGTCACTATTTTTCTTTCGCTTTGATGCTCTTTTTGACAGCGGTCATTGTCAATCTATCCCTCGTTCTCTCTTTTCAAACATCAAAAGCCTATGATCAGAACTTTAACAGATTAAAGACTGCCCAGTTGAATGTTTTGATTCCCCAGAAACAAGACAGTAAAGACCTATTAAAAGAGATTGATAAAATTCAGGGGGTGACTCTTGTAGAGCGTCATCAAGGGATTTTTACCAAGGCTAAGGTTCATCATTTTGCAGGGACGGACTTTGAAATGACAACAGTTTTCTACGACAGTAGTCAGAAAAGGAATTTGAATCGCTTTGAGTTGTCAAAATCTAGTAAAGTGGCCAGTCAGAGTGTCTATATCCCTAATTATATCTCCAAACTAGGAGGCTTTCCCCTTGGTTCTAAAATACGCTACACTATAGGCAAAAAGGACTACACCTATTCTGTCGCTGGGACCGTGGAAGAGATGCAGTACGGCAATTACGGTACTAATGTTATTGGGATCTATCTTCCCCATAATGCTTATCAGTCTCTATTCAAGGAAGAAGAGGCACATTCAGTTGCGGAATATTCTCTAAAGGTAAGTTCGTCATCAGATCTTAGTGTGGTGAAGAAAAAACTGACTTCGCTCTTGTCTGACAAAGGTATTGCAGCTGTGCTTATTAAAGATAGTAAAACCGTCAAGCAGGCGAGAACCATGATGAGCACCTTATTGATTGCTATTTTTATAGCAGTAGCTGGGATAGTTTTTATCATTAGCTTATTCTTGAGTGCTTTTCGAATTCAAAATCACCTTAAATCAGAAGTGGTTAATATGGGGGTGCTTAAGGCAATGGGTTATACCAGTGCTAAGATTATCTTTTCAGAAGTGCTTCCTTATCTATTGGTGGCTATGATAGCTACGGTTACGGGGGTTCTAACCTCCTATCTGGTACTTCCTTTTCTCGCTTCCTTTTTAGAAGTTCAATCGGGATTCTCCTTTCAGCCGACCTTTGATAGCTATGCTCTGTGTCTGATTGTGGTGTTTGTGACTGGAGTAACAGGGGGGTTAACTTATCTTTGTGCTAGAAAAATTCATCGCTTCAATCCTATTGATGCTGTTAGGAGAACAGACTCTACTCGGCGATTCTCGAATCATTTTTCCCTAGCAAATTCTAAGCTAGGAATCTCGGGGGCTTTAATCTTAAAGCAAGTATTTGCGTCTTTTTGGCAAAATATGCTACTGTTTGTTTTAACCGTAGGACTCATGATGTTACTCGCTTGCTCAGGGACACTGCTTTATAATACTGCCGGTAAGCCCGATAATTTTTTAAGAACCCTTTCAGAAGAGCTCCCTTCTGCTATTTTTACTGTAGACAAACCTCAAGAGTTACAAAATATAAAAAAGGAGCTTAAAAGCGACTCCAGAGTTAAACAAGTTTTAGACTATTCTACTCAGTCTGTCAATGATCCTGATGGAGGTCTAACAGCATTTGTAACACCAGACTTCTCTAAGTTGACTAATGATATTATTTATAAAGGTAGAAACCCCTCGACCAGTGATGAGGTGGCAATTGGCAGTGCCTTAGCTCATCATTATAAAATTGGTGATTGGATTAGACTGGATAATAATGGCAGGTCTCACACCTATAAAGTTACAGGCTATGTCCAAAGTGTCAACAATCAAGGACAGGTTTGTGAATTGACGGCGGCAGGCTATCATAAGATTACTGAAACGAGACTGAATCATTTGAATGTTTATCTGAAGAAAGGAGCGTCTGTCAGGCGTTTCATAAAAGAATACAGGAAGAACCATTCGAATAGTTCTTTAAAGGTTACTAATTACGATCAAGTTATTAAGACTGGTAGTAGGCTCTATACGGGAGTTATTGCTCTTGTCTTAGGTGCTGTCTTTACACTTTCCATATTTATGATTAGCTTAGTTTTGTTTGTGGTTATTAATTCACTGATTACCAGACGGAAACAGGAGCTAGGCATCTATAAGGCTCTAGGTTGGTCCGATAAGCAACTGATTTTCCAGTTAATTTTTGACTTTATTCCTGTCATAGTACTAGCTGCATTTTTATCCATTCTATTAGAAGTTCATCTCATTCCCCTATTAAATCAAGAAGTTTTAGGCCTGGTTGGAGTTTATAAAAATCATTTCCAAGTTTCATTAGGAGTTTTATTTCTTCTTGCCTTAGTTTTTATTGGCTTAAACTTTGTGATTAGTTTGTTCTTATCTCGGTCAATAAAAACGATTGTTCCTTATTCTCTTTTAACAGAATAGCAAAACAAAAATAGTTCGTAAATAGCGAACTATTTTTGTTTTTGTTTTTTGTATTGTCTGTAAAACATTGAATAA harbors:
- a CDS encoding alpha/beta hydrolase, producing the protein MEMKNKLGKVKKRWLTFAVTAVTGLAFITVGADSVSADSQGQAQDSQSVQVGNENQATSDGNQAKVSNQDGEIPISLEANNQSEGQSQPTQSTSEASQDHHKSQVVETTNEVAPVQTDSTSDSTSQATELPSVAPASDGAVIQQAPQNQGSEEKPVAADANQEPATSVTTEAPTVTSNTQRADINKIVDGSSSGISTLDAAALTLEFEKARIKGATDANILAKIQEAGRAVPNNLTYLSDFYDDNTGTSGTAFRDKASNKVIIAYTATNNDGNELQDALGSDLIGIGLARGQHYQPAYDFYDKIAGQYGAENIVITGHSLGGNVAQRVALRKNVATTVVYNAAPLYIPALAYVGNKVYESLRKTFDLPSNKEEAKKTISDIKSDMKTFTGNVIRITTTKDWLNNSMRWLGAVYLSKEYVIPNSGNHDLQTIAGDAKQVASVKSQVSI
- a CDS encoding ABC transporter permease, with protein sequence MFLAFQNLRKQKRHYFSFALMLFLTAVIVNLSLVLSFQTSKAYDQNFNRLKTAQLNVLIPQKQDSKDLLKEIDKIQGVTLVERHQGIFTKAKVHHFAGTDFEMTTVFYDSSQKRNLNRFELSKSSKVASQSVYIPNYISKLGGFPLGSKIRYTIGKKDYTYSVAGTVEEMQYGNYGTNVIGIYLPHNAYQSLFKEEEAHSVAEYSLKVSSSSDLSVVKKKLTSLLSDKGIAAVLIKDSKTVKQARTMMSTLLIAIFIAVAGIVFIISLFLSAFRIQNHLKSEVVNMGVLKAMGYTSAKIIFSEVLPYLLVAMIATVTGVLTSYLVLPFLASFLEVQSGFSFQPTFDSYALCLIVVFVTGVTGGLTYLCARKIHRFNPIDAVRRTDSTRRFSNHFSLANSKLGISGALILKQVFASFWQNMLLFVLTVGLMMLLACSGTLLYNTAGKPDNFLRTLSEELPSAIFTVDKPQELQNIKKELKSDSRVKQVLDYSTQSVNDPDGGLTAFVTPDFSKLTNDIIYKGRNPSTSDEVAIGSALAHHYKIGDWIRLDNNGRSHTYKVTGYVQSVNNQGQVCELTAAGYHKITETRLNHLNVYLKKGASVRRFIKEYRKNHSNSSLKVTNYDQVIKTGSRLYTGVIALVLGAVFTLSIFMISLVLFVVINSLITRRKQELGIYKALGWSDKQLIFQLIFDFIPVIVLAAFLSILLEVHLIPLLNQEVLGLVGVYKNHFQVSLGVLFLLALVFIGLNFVISLFLSRSIKTIVPYSLLTE
- a CDS encoding helix-turn-helix domain-containing protein, with product MAMKEELGQLIKKKREAKKLSQKNLCGNEEELTVRQLQRIEKGKSLPTLEKLDYIARMLELPISALLGENDLQIPDEYFELKNRVVKFPTYGDKARIDQKMKMIEEIYDNYFEVLPEDELLFLDLTESLLGGIHEKVLPNIEEIYDDAFEQVLKKKVFHYNDYLYIDYFLFKCQKEKYYDKNILKKIERKILKQSLTFEELYNIELLMSVMNLIGVYVSHDDYQDTMPLIEKGYRIIDKAQLHTYKPGLLEVEARYHIRVEGNKEKSKEIYQQALMLGEILGDQVIINDIKKEMKIDGIE
- a CDS encoding helix-turn-helix domain-containing protein, translated to MTLDQTLRHYRKELGFSQEKLAEKLHVSRQAITKWETGGGLPDISNLQAIAQLFQISLDDLLAESASPIEPKDFLYQSYTSYDIDRPKHFDLNLASSQTIYLQARANEKIQIRLASNSIKNLEQACKIKLDDSRDLLDLQLRTSADLSESTCKEDLMIFLTLPKNYLRDVDVKANCQSLNLLDLDLDNLELDGRASEVSLTDCQGHIELNNKLDCQIKLNSFSGRLDLNQISCSSKVYLPKDFDFVARKKGLTTKLAFEKAGQPTNDFSNPEADNTIELNGIKSELTVIQE
- a CDS encoding ABC transporter ATP-binding protein translates to MVWKILKLLLQFLNKPKFILGLFLSLVGTIMGLFLPQFIGKLLDKQFLNLLLSNPVTLLIVLFMFVSVYIIQSLSSYLIGSCGSLSLNKIQKYIYSSLLKTSVVDLDRFRSGDLSSRLTNDISVLLNFITIILPKFFLHIIVIAGSVYFLFTINTFMTLICLFVIPILFLAIIPLNNRLEKHYSSYQDGLGNISSQISHKFTHIRLMKAFKGETVESDKMNRFFDKQTTSFKKIIGLSAIQGTLVNGMMVSFIIILLILAGIEVSKGNMTMTTLTTFILYTTQLIDPIADISDTLPELVEFNSVSKRLAQILELKQEENSKTDHKVVSNGDIALKNVDFSYERDKVLRDISVNIPSGKHIAIVGPSGAGKSTIFSLLMKFYQGYHGYISLGGENLTSLPVGQLRELISYIPQNNTLFQGTIRENLLYGKNREISPERLNQVLSDLDLLTLVDSLEKGLDTEISDSGVGLSEGQKQRFNIARALLKEHPIYLLDEVTANLDSVTENIISKAIDKLTKGKTRLTIAHRMNTIRNADSILVLNKKGQVSDFGTHEQLQKRSTLYKKFLSSVTNIEGQVI
- a CDS encoding Msa family membrane protein; the encoded protein is MISFLLTALAYILLTISASQFLLSIPVPMLLLLLYVIPLIINFIVQLLQEKRFRLMSSLILPSFSLLYYLGFSYLTSSTGTWSQFIQANEFSNSQMSLNITTNLFASSQLIFVGLLFYGISLATVIISNKVNAKEGEKKYA
- a CDS encoding ABC transporter ATP-binding protein, which codes for MLKIENLSKKFSGNDFYSLSDVSMEIEKGEIVGLIGKNGAGKSTLMKMIAKSLKPTSGTVTYNGVDLYSQDNLLKDFGIMIDPVFYPEMSVLDNLKFYLKLHGKKELYGNIESTLKLVELWDARNRKPKGFSFGMKQRTALAIALVAEPDFLILDEPFVGLDPIGVQKLIDILKKWSNSRQISMLISSHQLGELESLCDRYVYIENGELADSFQGKENPSLLVNLNKKVDLGIFEDILSDEITLGENYLDISVATNSETLNKAFSVLANHQLIESIEVKENHLKDIFMKGE
- a CDS encoding CPBP family intramembrane glutamic endopeptidase, coding for MQQQIKNLLLPLGLIAIASVSYVFGSSFVFFGSKDSLNLLYFIGTAISMPIGFILIPHYLAQKRGLYFKGDKGDVTFSFKSYLVVAVVIFLINHFLLGSEEYFQQMIISLCEEFLFRFVIYKILRKSFSYWSAILISSLLFGLVLHLNYPFLDNLIIRAPLGFLFSILATKFGLQYAIGGHWIYNLLQSIL